A part of Paraliobacillus zengyii genomic DNA contains:
- the uvrB gene encoding excinuclease ABC subunit UvrB — protein sequence MVDKFELVSKYKPEGDQPSAIKELVSGINAGRREQTLLGATGTGKTFTMSNVITEVNKPTLVIAHNKTLAGQLYSEFKEFFPNNAVEYFVSYYNYYQPEAYVPSTDTFIEKDASINDEIDKLRHSATSALFERKDVLIVASVSCIYGLGSPEEYRNQVLSIRVGMEKDRDALLRELVDIQYARNDIDFQRGTFRVRGDSVEIIPASREEHCIRVEFFGDEVDRIREVDALTGEIVGDREHIAIFPASHFVTGEEKLKVAMKNIEKELEEQLTFFRENNKLLEAQRIEQRTRYDLEMMEEMGFCSGIENYSRHLTLREAGSTPYTLIDYFPDDFMIVVDESHVTLPQVRGMFNGDQARKQVLVDHGFRLPSAMDNRPLTFKEFEEKAKQMVFVSATPGPYELEHTPQMTEQVIRPTGLLDPPVEVRPIDGQIDDLIGEINKRIKLDERVLITTLTKKMSEDLTDYLKEIGMKVAYLHSEIKTLERIEVIRDLRVGKFDVIVGINLLREGIDIPEVSLVAILDADKEGFLRSDRALIQTMGRAARNENGRVIMYADRMTDSMSRAIEETERRREKQQAYNEKHGIVPTTIKKEVRDVIRATMAAEDSAKYEGDAPSYSKMTKKEIEKLIENMEKEMKQAARDLNFEKAAELRDIVIQLKAEG from the coding sequence GTGGTAGATAAATTTGAGTTAGTGTCGAAATATAAGCCCGAGGGTGATCAGCCATCAGCAATTAAGGAATTAGTTTCCGGAATTAATGCTGGTAGACGTGAACAGACATTACTTGGAGCAACAGGAACTGGTAAGACATTTACGATGTCTAATGTTATTACAGAAGTAAACAAACCGACGTTAGTCATTGCTCATAATAAAACACTTGCTGGACAACTATATAGTGAATTCAAAGAGTTTTTTCCTAATAATGCTGTAGAATATTTTGTTAGTTATTATAATTATTATCAGCCTGAAGCATATGTTCCTTCGACGGATACATTTATAGAGAAAGATGCAAGTATTAATGATGAAATTGATAAATTACGACACTCAGCAACGTCTGCCTTATTTGAAAGAAAAGATGTTTTAATCGTAGCAAGTGTATCGTGTATTTATGGTTTAGGTTCTCCTGAAGAATACCGAAATCAAGTATTATCCATTCGGGTTGGAATGGAGAAAGACCGAGACGCATTACTTCGTGAATTAGTCGATATTCAGTATGCACGTAATGATATAGATTTCCAACGTGGTACATTCAGAGTTCGTGGAGATTCGGTTGAAATTATTCCGGCTTCTCGAGAAGAACACTGTATACGAGTTGAATTTTTTGGTGATGAGGTTGATCGTATACGAGAAGTAGATGCGCTAACTGGAGAAATTGTTGGTGATCGCGAACACATCGCTATTTTCCCTGCTTCCCACTTTGTTACTGGTGAAGAAAAATTAAAAGTCGCTATGAAAAATATTGAAAAAGAATTGGAAGAACAGCTAACGTTTTTCCGTGAAAATAATAAATTACTTGAAGCACAGCGAATTGAACAGCGGACGCGTTATGATTTGGAAATGATGGAGGAAATGGGTTTCTGTTCAGGGATTGAAAACTACTCTCGTCATTTAACATTGAGAGAAGCTGGTTCAACTCCATATACGTTAATTGATTATTTTCCAGATGATTTCATGATTGTTGTTGATGAGTCACATGTAACGTTACCACAGGTTCGTGGAATGTTTAATGGTGACCAAGCAAGAAAGCAAGTTTTAGTTGATCATGGATTCCGATTACCATCTGCAATGGATAACCGTCCGTTGACATTTAAGGAGTTTGAAGAGAAGGCGAAACAAATGGTCTTTGTTTCGGCAACTCCCGGTCCATATGAATTAGAGCACACGCCTCAAATGACAGAACAAGTTATTCGTCCAACAGGTTTACTAGATCCTCCAGTGGAAGTTCGCCCAATTGATGGTCAAATAGATGATCTGATTGGCGAGATAAATAAACGGATAAAACTAGATGAACGGGTACTCATTACAACGTTAACTAAAAAAATGTCAGAGGATTTAACCGACTATCTAAAAGAGATAGGAATGAAGGTTGCTTATTTGCATTCTGAAATTAAAACATTAGAGCGGATTGAGGTTATTCGTGATCTACGGGTCGGTAAGTTTGATGTCATTGTTGGAATTAACTTATTACGTGAAGGTATTGATATTCCAGAAGTATCTTTAGTTGCTATTCTTGATGCTGATAAAGAAGGTTTCTTGCGGTCTGATCGAGCATTGATTCAAACAATGGGACGAGCAGCACGTAATGAAAATGGACGTGTCATTATGTACGCGGATCGGATGACAGATTCAATGAGTCGGGCAATTGAGGAAACAGAACGACGTCGTGAAAAACAACAAGCATATAACGAAAAACATGGTATTGTACCTACGACAATCAAAAAAGAAGTTCGTGACGTTATACGCGCAACTATGGCTGCTGAAGATTCAGCGAAGTATGAAGGTGATGCACCAAGTTATAGTAAGATGACGAAGAAAGAAATTGAGAAACTGATTGAAAATATGGAAAAAGAAATGAAACAAGCTGCGCGTGACTTGAACTTTGAAAAAGCTGCTGAGTTACGTGATATCGTTATACAGCTGAAAGCGGAGGGGTGA
- a CDS encoding peptide chain release factor 3 encodes MTMQEEVNKRKTFAIISHPDAGKTTLTEKLLLFGNLIREAGTVKAKKSGKFATSDWMEIEKQRGISVTSSVMNFPYKDYKVNILDTPGHEDFSEDTYRTLTAVDSVVMIIDATKGIEAQTIKLFKVCKMRGIPIFTFINKMDREGREPLALLEQIEEVLEIETYPMNWPVGMGKRFLGIFDRQNKQFVQYNGNEAETTIPYADLDNPENKALVENPTYQDTLDELELIEEAGDDYSLDAVLSGDQTPVFFGSALAPFGVQSFFDTFIEMAPKPVPRKTTEGLVSPDNPDFSGFVFKIQANMNPAHRDRVAFLRVCSGKFERGMSVRLERTGKQIKLSQTQQFVASTRDTVEVAYAGDIIGIYDPNAYRIGDTLTEGKESFVYDELPQFPPELFKQVTAKNVMKSKQFRKGLEQLVQEGAIQLFTRYPMESYIIGAVGELQYQVFEHRMKHEYNVEVTLESIGERVPRWLNQEQVDTTLFDDRNLLVKDREGTFLVLFKNDFALRWFKDKHKDIELIDLFEVNQYDQSY; translated from the coding sequence ATGACAATGCAAGAAGAAGTAAATAAGAGAAAAACATTTGCGATCATATCACACCCTGATGCTGGTAAAACAACATTAACAGAGAAATTGTTATTGTTTGGTAACCTAATTCGAGAAGCAGGGACTGTAAAAGCAAAAAAATCAGGTAAATTTGCTACATCTGACTGGATGGAAATTGAGAAACAACGTGGAATTTCTGTAACGTCCAGTGTGATGAACTTTCCATATAAAGATTATAAAGTTAATATATTAGATACACCGGGTCACGAGGATTTTAGTGAAGACACGTATCGTACATTAACAGCTGTAGATAGTGTTGTGATGATTATTGATGCAACAAAAGGTATTGAAGCCCAAACTATTAAATTATTTAAAGTTTGTAAAATGCGTGGTATTCCGATTTTCACTTTCATCAACAAAATGGATCGTGAAGGTCGTGAACCATTAGCACTTTTAGAACAAATTGAAGAAGTTTTAGAAATCGAAACATATCCAATGAATTGGCCTGTTGGCATGGGTAAGCGTTTCTTAGGCATATTTGATCGTCAAAATAAACAGTTTGTACAATATAATGGAAATGAAGCAGAAACAACTATTCCTTATGCAGATTTAGATAATCCAGAGAATAAGGCACTTGTGGAAAATCCAACATATCAAGATACATTAGATGAGTTGGAATTAATTGAAGAAGCAGGAGATGACTATTCATTAGATGCGGTCTTGAGTGGGGATCAAACACCAGTTTTCTTCGGTAGTGCTTTAGCGCCGTTTGGTGTGCAAAGTTTTTTTGATACGTTTATCGAAATGGCTCCCAAACCTGTTCCTAGAAAGACAACAGAAGGATTAGTTAGTCCCGATAACCCGGATTTTTCAGGATTTGTCTTTAAGATCCAAGCAAACATGAATCCAGCCCATCGTGATCGTGTAGCATTCCTACGGGTTTGTTCAGGTAAGTTTGAGCGTGGAATGAGTGTTAGATTAGAACGAACAGGTAAACAAATCAAATTGTCTCAAACACAACAATTTGTGGCTTCCACTCGTGATACAGTTGAAGTTGCCTATGCAGGTGATATTATCGGGATATATGATCCGAATGCATATCGAATAGGTGATACATTAACAGAAGGTAAAGAATCTTTTGTTTATGATGAATTACCACAATTCCCACCTGAGTTATTTAAGCAAGTAACTGCAAAAAACGTAATGAAATCAAAACAATTCAGAAAAGGTTTAGAACAACTGGTCCAAGAAGGTGCAATTCAATTATTTACACGTTATCCGATGGAAAGCTACATTATCGGAGCTGTTGGTGAATTACAGTATCAAGTATTTGAACATCGTATGAAACACGAGTATAATGTAGAAGTAACGTTAGAATCTATCGGTGAACGAGTACCACGCTGGTTAAACCAGGAACAAGTCGATACGACGTTATTCGACGATCGAAACCTGTTAGTTAAAGACCGTGAAGGAACATTTTTAGTATTATTTAAGAATGATTTTGCTCTTCGTTGGTTTAAAGATAAACATAAAGATATCGAGTTAATTGACTTGTTTGAAGTCAATCAGTATGATCAATCTTATTAA